Proteins co-encoded in one Quercus robur chromosome 8, dhQueRobu3.1, whole genome shotgun sequence genomic window:
- the LOC126694881 gene encoding double-strand break repair protein MRE11 isoform X2: MGDLSREEISNTLRVLVATDCHLGYMEKDEIRRHDSFQAFEEICSIAEQKQVDFLLLGGDLFHENKPSRTTLVKAIEILRRHCLNNQPVQFQVVSDQTVNFPNTFGHVNYEDPHFNVGLPVFSIHGNHDDPAGVDNLSAVDILSACNLVNYFGKMVLGGSGVGQIALHPILIRKGSTAVALYGLGNIRDERLNRMFQTPHAVQWMRPEAQEGCQVSDWFNILVLHQNRVKTNPKNAINEHFLPRFLDFIVWGHEHECLVDPQGNQYRPTKIPLTTVRPFEYTEIILKDEPDIDPNDQNSILEHLDKVVRNLIEKSSKKASNRSELKLPLVRIKVDYSGFMTINPQRFGQKYVGKVANPQDILIFSKASRKGRSEAKIDDSERFRPEELNQQNIEALVAENNLKMEILPVNDLAVALQNFVNKDDKMAFYSCLRYNLEETRNKIAKDADTLKFEEEDLILKVGECLEERVKERSARPKETAQFTSTSQSLGESRSRSTAGLGSAVSFSDDEDTTQLSGSKSTTRGRRGSSRSSRDATELGKSKTSTRGRGRGRGASNLKQTTLDASLGFRRSERSASVAATAAVQSIADDEDNVDSASSEEAGKYGIEEVDDSENDAASIQGKGRKRAAPRGRGRGSAQSSKRGRKSDNTTIQRMLMSKDDDDDDDDAVKRLNKSQPRVTRNYGALRR, encoded by the exons ATGGGAGACTTGTCCAG GGAGGAGATCAGCAATACACTTCGGGTACTTGTTGCTACAGATTGTCATCTGGGATACATGGAGAAGGATGAAATACGGCGACATGATTCTTTCCAGGCATTTGAGGAGATATGCTCAATAGCAGAGCAAAAGCAG GTTGATTTCTTACTCCTTGGAGGTGATCTTTTTCATGAGAATAAGCCCTCAAGGACAACATTAGTCAAGGCCATTGAGATTCTCCGACGTCATTGCCTCAATAATCAGCCAGTGCAGTTCCAAGTCGTTAGTGACCAGACTGTGAATTTCCCAAATAC ATTTGGTCATGTAAATTATGAAGATCCCCACTTCAATGTTGGCCTGCCAGTATTCAGTATTCATGGAAATCATGATGACCCTGCTGGAGTG GACAACCTTTCTGCGGTGGACATTCTCTCAGCCTGCAATCTTGTTAACTATTTTGGGAAAATGGTTCTTGGGGGTTCTGGTGTTGGTCAAATTGCTCTTCACCCTATTCTTATCAGAAAG GGTTCAACAGCTGTAGCTCTCTATGGTCTTGGAAACATTAGAGATGAACGGCTAAATAGAATGTTTCAG ACACCACATGCTGTACAATGGATGCGGCCTGAAGCTCAAGAAGGGTGTCAAGTGTCAGATTGGTTCAACATTCTAGTTCTTCATCAGAACAG AGTAAAGACCAACCCTAAAAACGCAATAAATGAGCATTTTTTACCACGATTCCTTGACTTCATTGTGTGGGGACATGAACATGAATGTCTTGTGGACCCTCAG GGGAACCAGTATCGTCCAACTAAGATACCTTTAACAACAGTGAGACCTTTTGAGTATACAGAG ATCATATTGAAGGATGAACCTGACATTGATCCCAATGATCAGAACTCAATTCTCGAACACTTGGACAAAGTG GTCAGgaatttaattgagaaatcTAGTAAAAAGGCTAGTAACAGATCAGAGCTCAAACTTCCATTGGTCCGAATAAAG GTAGATTACTCTGGGTTTATGACAATAAATCCTCAAAGATTTGGGCAAAAGTATGTGGGGAAG GTCGCAAATCCCCAAGACATTCTTATCTTCTCAAAGGCTTCAAGAAAGGGTCGCAGTGAAG CTAAAATTGATGATTCTGAACGGTTTCGCCCAGAAGAATTAAATCAGCAGAATATAGAAGCTTTAGTTGCTGAAAATAATCTG AAAATGGAAATCCTTCCGGTCAATGATTTGGCCGTTGcattacaaaattttgttaaCAAGGATGACAAAATGGCTTTCTATTCTTGTTTGCGCTACAATCTTGAAGAAACACGT AACAAAATTGCCAAGGATGCAGATACTCTAAAGTTTGAAGAGGAAGACTTAATTCTTAAAGTTGGAGAGTGCTTGGAG GAACGCGTCAAGGAAAGGTCTGCACGCCCTAAAGAAACCGCACAATTCACGTCCACTTCTCAGTCTCTTGGG GAATCCAGAAGCAGAAGTACTGCCGGACTTGGAAGTGCAGTTTCttttagtgatgatgaagaCACAACCCAGTTATCTGGCTCAAAGTCTACTACCAGAGGTCGGAGAGGTTCATCTAGGTCGTCTCGTGATGCAACTGAACTTGGTAAAAGTAAAACTTCAACAAGAGGAAGGGGTAGGGGCAGAGGTGCCAGTAACTTGAAGCAGACAACTCTTGATGCATCTTTAGGGTTCCGCCGTTCTGAAAG ATCTGCATCAGTTGCTGCAACAGCTGCAGTCCAAAGTATTGCTGATGACGAGGATAATGTGGATTCTGCTTCGAGTGAAGAAGCTGGGAAATATGGAATTGAAGAAGTTGATGACAGT GAAAATGATGCTGCAAGTATACAAGGGAAAGGACGTAAAAGGGCTGCACCCAGAGGAAGAGGTAGAGGTTCTGCACAATCCTCTAAGCGGGGAAGGAAATCAGATAATACTACGATTCAAAGAATGCTCATGAGCAAAGATGATgacgatgacgatgatgatgcaGTGAAGAGATTAAATAAGTCTCAACCTCGG GTGACAAGAAATTATGGTGCTTTAAGAAGGTAA
- the LOC126695980 gene encoding uncharacterized protein LOC126695980, whose translation MFIDKGGLGVVIHNHAGEIIAALSDKIPQPPSVTCLEILAARRATIFVNEVGLHESILEGDSETIIKSFQKGDMFQSAYGHLLKDTMFYVNSLRRYGFSHNYRNGNSVADALAKKAIFSFDSTIWMEYVPPDINSFVLVDIPLS comes from the coding sequence ATGTTCATAGACAAGGGAGGCTTGGGTGTGGTAATACATAACCATGCAGGCGAAATCATCGCGGCTCTCTCTGATAAAATCCCACAACCTCCTTCAGTTACCTGTTTAGAGATACTAGCAGCAAGGCGTGCTACCATTTTTGTCAACGAAGTAGGTCTCCATGAGTCCATTTTGGAAGGAGACTCGGAAACTATCATCAAATCCTTTCAAAAAGGTGATATGTTTCAATCTGCTTATGGTCATCTCTTAAAAGACACTATGTTCTATGTCAATTCCTTAAGAAGATATGGTTTTTCTCATAACTATAGGAATGGAAATTCTGTAGCTGATGCTTTAGCAAAAAAGGCTATATTTAGTTTTGATTCAACCATCTGGATGGAGTATGTTCCACCAGATATCAACTCTTTTGTATTGGTAGATATACCTCTTTCTTGA
- the LOC126694881 gene encoding double-strand break repair protein MRE11 isoform X1, which yields MGDLSREEISNTLRVLVATDCHLGYMEKDEIRRHDSFQAFEEICSIAEQKQVDFLLLGGDLFHENKPSRTTLVKAIEILRRHCLNNQPVQFQVVSDQTVNFPNTFGHVNYEDPHFNVGLPVFSIHGNHDDPAGVDNLSAVDILSACNLVNYFGKMVLGGSGVGQIALHPILIRKGSTAVALYGLGNIRDERLNRMFQTPHAVQWMRPEAQEGCQVSDWFNILVLHQNRVKTNPKNAINEHFLPRFLDFIVWGHEHECLVDPQEVPGMGFHITQPGSSVATSLIDGESKPKHVLLLEIKGNQYRPTKIPLTTVRPFEYTEIILKDEPDIDPNDQNSILEHLDKVVRNLIEKSSKKASNRSELKLPLVRIKVDYSGFMTINPQRFGQKYVGKVANPQDILIFSKASRKGRSEAKIDDSERFRPEELNQQNIEALVAENNLKMEILPVNDLAVALQNFVNKDDKMAFYSCLRYNLEETRNKIAKDADTLKFEEEDLILKVGECLEERVKERSARPKETAQFTSTSQSLGESRSRSTAGLGSAVSFSDDEDTTQLSGSKSTTRGRRGSSRSSRDATELGKSKTSTRGRGRGRGASNLKQTTLDASLGFRRSERSASVAATAAVQSIADDEDNVDSASSEEAGKYGIEEVDDSENDAASIQGKGRKRAAPRGRGRGSAQSSKRGRKSDNTTIQRMLMSKDDDDDDDDAVKRLNKSQPRVTRNYGALRR from the exons ATGGGAGACTTGTCCAG GGAGGAGATCAGCAATACACTTCGGGTACTTGTTGCTACAGATTGTCATCTGGGATACATGGAGAAGGATGAAATACGGCGACATGATTCTTTCCAGGCATTTGAGGAGATATGCTCAATAGCAGAGCAAAAGCAG GTTGATTTCTTACTCCTTGGAGGTGATCTTTTTCATGAGAATAAGCCCTCAAGGACAACATTAGTCAAGGCCATTGAGATTCTCCGACGTCATTGCCTCAATAATCAGCCAGTGCAGTTCCAAGTCGTTAGTGACCAGACTGTGAATTTCCCAAATAC ATTTGGTCATGTAAATTATGAAGATCCCCACTTCAATGTTGGCCTGCCAGTATTCAGTATTCATGGAAATCATGATGACCCTGCTGGAGTG GACAACCTTTCTGCGGTGGACATTCTCTCAGCCTGCAATCTTGTTAACTATTTTGGGAAAATGGTTCTTGGGGGTTCTGGTGTTGGTCAAATTGCTCTTCACCCTATTCTTATCAGAAAG GGTTCAACAGCTGTAGCTCTCTATGGTCTTGGAAACATTAGAGATGAACGGCTAAATAGAATGTTTCAG ACACCACATGCTGTACAATGGATGCGGCCTGAAGCTCAAGAAGGGTGTCAAGTGTCAGATTGGTTCAACATTCTAGTTCTTCATCAGAACAG AGTAAAGACCAACCCTAAAAACGCAATAAATGAGCATTTTTTACCACGATTCCTTGACTTCATTGTGTGGGGACATGAACATGAATGTCTTGTGGACCCTCAG GAAGTTCCTGGGATGGGGTTTCACATTACACAACCAGGTTCTTCAGTTGCAACATCACTAATTGATGGAGAATCAAAGCCGAAGCATGTGCTTCTTTTAGAAATTAAG GGGAACCAGTATCGTCCAACTAAGATACCTTTAACAACAGTGAGACCTTTTGAGTATACAGAG ATCATATTGAAGGATGAACCTGACATTGATCCCAATGATCAGAACTCAATTCTCGAACACTTGGACAAAGTG GTCAGgaatttaattgagaaatcTAGTAAAAAGGCTAGTAACAGATCAGAGCTCAAACTTCCATTGGTCCGAATAAAG GTAGATTACTCTGGGTTTATGACAATAAATCCTCAAAGATTTGGGCAAAAGTATGTGGGGAAG GTCGCAAATCCCCAAGACATTCTTATCTTCTCAAAGGCTTCAAGAAAGGGTCGCAGTGAAG CTAAAATTGATGATTCTGAACGGTTTCGCCCAGAAGAATTAAATCAGCAGAATATAGAAGCTTTAGTTGCTGAAAATAATCTG AAAATGGAAATCCTTCCGGTCAATGATTTGGCCGTTGcattacaaaattttgttaaCAAGGATGACAAAATGGCTTTCTATTCTTGTTTGCGCTACAATCTTGAAGAAACACGT AACAAAATTGCCAAGGATGCAGATACTCTAAAGTTTGAAGAGGAAGACTTAATTCTTAAAGTTGGAGAGTGCTTGGAG GAACGCGTCAAGGAAAGGTCTGCACGCCCTAAAGAAACCGCACAATTCACGTCCACTTCTCAGTCTCTTGGG GAATCCAGAAGCAGAAGTACTGCCGGACTTGGAAGTGCAGTTTCttttagtgatgatgaagaCACAACCCAGTTATCTGGCTCAAAGTCTACTACCAGAGGTCGGAGAGGTTCATCTAGGTCGTCTCGTGATGCAACTGAACTTGGTAAAAGTAAAACTTCAACAAGAGGAAGGGGTAGGGGCAGAGGTGCCAGTAACTTGAAGCAGACAACTCTTGATGCATCTTTAGGGTTCCGCCGTTCTGAAAG ATCTGCATCAGTTGCTGCAACAGCTGCAGTCCAAAGTATTGCTGATGACGAGGATAATGTGGATTCTGCTTCGAGTGAAGAAGCTGGGAAATATGGAATTGAAGAAGTTGATGACAGT GAAAATGATGCTGCAAGTATACAAGGGAAAGGACGTAAAAGGGCTGCACCCAGAGGAAGAGGTAGAGGTTCTGCACAATCCTCTAAGCGGGGAAGGAAATCAGATAATACTACGATTCAAAGAATGCTCATGAGCAAAGATGATgacgatgacgatgatgatgcaGTGAAGAGATTAAATAAGTCTCAACCTCGG GTGACAAGAAATTATGGTGCTTTAAGAAGGTAA
- the LOC126694881 gene encoding double-strand break repair protein MRE11 isoform X3 has protein sequence MDVMDNLSAVDILSACNLVNYFGKMVLGGSGVGQIALHPILIRKGSTAVALYGLGNIRDERLNRMFQTPHAVQWMRPEAQEGCQVSDWFNILVLHQNRVKTNPKNAINEHFLPRFLDFIVWGHEHECLVDPQEVPGMGFHITQPGSSVATSLIDGESKPKHVLLLEIKGNQYRPTKIPLTTVRPFEYTEIILKDEPDIDPNDQNSILEHLDKVVRNLIEKSSKKASNRSELKLPLVRIKVDYSGFMTINPQRFGQKYVGKVANPQDILIFSKASRKGRSEAKIDDSERFRPEELNQQNIEALVAENNLKMEILPVNDLAVALQNFVNKDDKMAFYSCLRYNLEETRNKIAKDADTLKFEEEDLILKVGECLEERVKERSARPKETAQFTSTSQSLGESRSRSTAGLGSAVSFSDDEDTTQLSGSKSTTRGRRGSSRSSRDATELGKSKTSTRGRGRGRGASNLKQTTLDASLGFRRSERSASVAATAAVQSIADDEDNVDSASSEEAGKYGIEEVDDSENDAASIQGKGRKRAAPRGRGRGSAQSSKRGRKSDNTTIQRMLMSKDDDDDDDDAVKRLNKSQPRVTRNYGALRR, from the exons ATGGATGTTATG GACAACCTTTCTGCGGTGGACATTCTCTCAGCCTGCAATCTTGTTAACTATTTTGGGAAAATGGTTCTTGGGGGTTCTGGTGTTGGTCAAATTGCTCTTCACCCTATTCTTATCAGAAAG GGTTCAACAGCTGTAGCTCTCTATGGTCTTGGAAACATTAGAGATGAACGGCTAAATAGAATGTTTCAG ACACCACATGCTGTACAATGGATGCGGCCTGAAGCTCAAGAAGGGTGTCAAGTGTCAGATTGGTTCAACATTCTAGTTCTTCATCAGAACAG AGTAAAGACCAACCCTAAAAACGCAATAAATGAGCATTTTTTACCACGATTCCTTGACTTCATTGTGTGGGGACATGAACATGAATGTCTTGTGGACCCTCAG GAAGTTCCTGGGATGGGGTTTCACATTACACAACCAGGTTCTTCAGTTGCAACATCACTAATTGATGGAGAATCAAAGCCGAAGCATGTGCTTCTTTTAGAAATTAAG GGGAACCAGTATCGTCCAACTAAGATACCTTTAACAACAGTGAGACCTTTTGAGTATACAGAG ATCATATTGAAGGATGAACCTGACATTGATCCCAATGATCAGAACTCAATTCTCGAACACTTGGACAAAGTG GTCAGgaatttaattgagaaatcTAGTAAAAAGGCTAGTAACAGATCAGAGCTCAAACTTCCATTGGTCCGAATAAAG GTAGATTACTCTGGGTTTATGACAATAAATCCTCAAAGATTTGGGCAAAAGTATGTGGGGAAG GTCGCAAATCCCCAAGACATTCTTATCTTCTCAAAGGCTTCAAGAAAGGGTCGCAGTGAAG CTAAAATTGATGATTCTGAACGGTTTCGCCCAGAAGAATTAAATCAGCAGAATATAGAAGCTTTAGTTGCTGAAAATAATCTG AAAATGGAAATCCTTCCGGTCAATGATTTGGCCGTTGcattacaaaattttgttaaCAAGGATGACAAAATGGCTTTCTATTCTTGTTTGCGCTACAATCTTGAAGAAACACGT AACAAAATTGCCAAGGATGCAGATACTCTAAAGTTTGAAGAGGAAGACTTAATTCTTAAAGTTGGAGAGTGCTTGGAG GAACGCGTCAAGGAAAGGTCTGCACGCCCTAAAGAAACCGCACAATTCACGTCCACTTCTCAGTCTCTTGGG GAATCCAGAAGCAGAAGTACTGCCGGACTTGGAAGTGCAGTTTCttttagtgatgatgaagaCACAACCCAGTTATCTGGCTCAAAGTCTACTACCAGAGGTCGGAGAGGTTCATCTAGGTCGTCTCGTGATGCAACTGAACTTGGTAAAAGTAAAACTTCAACAAGAGGAAGGGGTAGGGGCAGAGGTGCCAGTAACTTGAAGCAGACAACTCTTGATGCATCTTTAGGGTTCCGCCGTTCTGAAAG ATCTGCATCAGTTGCTGCAACAGCTGCAGTCCAAAGTATTGCTGATGACGAGGATAATGTGGATTCTGCTTCGAGTGAAGAAGCTGGGAAATATGGAATTGAAGAAGTTGATGACAGT GAAAATGATGCTGCAAGTATACAAGGGAAAGGACGTAAAAGGGCTGCACCCAGAGGAAGAGGTAGAGGTTCTGCACAATCCTCTAAGCGGGGAAGGAAATCAGATAATACTACGATTCAAAGAATGCTCATGAGCAAAGATGATgacgatgacgatgatgatgcaGTGAAGAGATTAAATAAGTCTCAACCTCGG GTGACAAGAAATTATGGTGCTTTAAGAAGGTAA
- the LOC126695979 gene encoding uncharacterized protein LOC126695979, with protein MGLLCWNCHGLGNPQTIQELGDIVQAQDPTIVFLAETWLDEARLLELRGRPRPNGQMQDFRDILDECGFTDMGYMGNKYTWYKHYQNGNTIWERLDRAVVTQDWLNLFSASKVLTLEYGTSDHKPIIIHPMGIPSSKQRPWRFEQVQQPKHDINGLLVAEEKLWHQRSQSHWLKSGDKNTSYFHSRASHRFRRNNILGLRNSSGEMCYRDEKVAALLVEYYTGLFTMSNPCEIDSILQQVQRSVTEEMNTLLG; from the exons ATGGGTCTACTTTGTTGGAATTGTCATGGGCTTGGAAACCCACAAACAATTCAGGAGCTCGGTGACATAGTCCAAGCACAAGATCCCACAATTGTGTTCTTAGCCGAAACATGGCTGGATGAAGCTAGGCTACTTGAATTAC GTGGCAGACCTCGACCAAATGGGCAAATGCAGGACTTTAGAGACATTCTTGACGAGTGTGGATTCACTGACATGGGATACATGGGAAATAAGTACACTTGGTACAAGCACTATCAGAATGGCAATACAATTTGGGAACGGCTTGACAGGGCAGTAGTTACACAAGATTGGTTGAACCTATTTTCGGCATCAAAGGTGCTTACTCTTGAGTATGGTACCTCAGATCACAAACCCATCATAATTCACCCCATGGGCATCCCAAGCAGCAAGCAACGCCCTTGGAGATTTGAACAG GTTCAACAACCGAAACACGATATAAATGGATTGTTGGTGGCGGAGGAAAAACTTTGGCATCAAAGGTCTCAATCTCACTGGTTAAAATCAGGGGATAAAAATACTAGCTATTTCCACAGTCGAGCTTCTCATAGATTTCGCCGTAATAACATTCTTGGTCTTCGAAATTCAAGTGGGGAGATGTGCTATAGGGATGAGAAAGTTGCTGCCCTATTGGTAGAATATTACACGGGCTTATTCACTATGTCAAATCCTTGTGAAATTGACTCAATATTGCAGCAAGTCCAGCGGAGTGTTACCGAAGAGATGAACACCCTCCTTGGATGA